The nucleotide window AGGCCGCCGGGCACCAGCTCGATCTGCTCGCCCACGAGGCAGTAGGGCCGCAGGTCGACGTGGCGCGGCGCGATCCCCTCCTCCACGAAGGTCGGGCAGGCCGACAGCGACAGCGTCGGCTGGGCGATGTAGTTCTCGGGCCGCTCGCGGATCTTGGCCGCGAACGCCTCGATGGTCGACTTGTCGGCCTTCGGCCCGACAAGCATGCCGTAGCCCCCCGAGCCGTGCACTTCCTTGACCACCAGCTCGGGCAGGTGTTCGAGAACGTACTTGCAGTCGTCGCGCTTGGCGCACTGCCAGGTCGGCACGTTTTCCAGCACCGGCTCCTCGCCGAGGTAGAAGCGGATCATCTCGGGCACGTAGGTATATATGGCCTTGTCGTCGGCAACGCCCGCGCCGGGCGCGGAACAGATCGACACCCCGCCCGAACGGTAGACGTTCATCAGCCCCGGCACGCCCAGCATCGAATCCGGGCGGAAGCACAGCGGGTCGAGGAAGTTGTCGTCGATCCTGCGGTAGATCACGTCGACCTTCTTGGGGCCCTCGGTGGTCTTCATCCAGACGAAATCGCCCTCGACGAACAGGTCCTGTCCCTCAACCAGCTCGACGCCCATGAGGTCGGCCAGGAAGGAATGCTCGTAGTAGGCCGAGTTGAACTGGCCGGGCGTCAGGATCACGATCTTCGGCTCGCCCTGGCACTTCTTCGGCGCGACCGAGCCCAGCGTCTTCTTGAGCGCGTTGGCGTAGCCGTCGACCGGTGCGATGCGGTTTTCCATGAAGAGCTGCGGGAACATGCGCATCATGATCTCGCGGTTCTGCAGCATGTAGCTGACGCCCGACGGCGTGCGGCAGTTGTCCTCGAGCACGTAGAACTGGTCGGGCCCGGTGCGCACGAGATCGACGCCGACGATGTGGCTGAACACGCCCTTGGGCGGCATGAAGCCGATGGCGGCCTTCTCGTAGGCCTCGTTGTTGGTCACCAGGTGTTCGGGGATGCGGCCCGCCCGGATGATCTCGCGCCGACCGTAGACATCGCAGAGGAAGGCGTTGAGCGCGGCGGCCCGTTGCCGGATGCCGCGGT belongs to Salipiger profundus and includes:
- a CDS encoding circularly permuted type 2 ATP-grasp protein, which produces MSAKHPPIFNEMMNGEEVRAAYQNLEKWYRSMPPELRNLKQSEAEALFRRVGITFAVYGEGGDPERLIPFDMFPRVLTASEWRKLDRGIRQRAAALNAFLCDVYGRREIIRAGRIPEHLVTNNEAYEKAAIGFMPPKGVFSHIVGVDLVRTGPDQFYVLEDNCRTPSGVSYMLQNREIMMRMFPQLFMENRIAPVDGYANALKKTLGSVAPKKCQGEPKIVILTPGQFNSAYYEHSFLADLMGVELVEGQDLFVEGDFVWMKTTEGPKKVDVIYRRIDDNFLDPLCFRPDSMLGVPGLMNVYRSGGVSICSAPGAGVADDKAIYTYVPEMIRFYLGEEPVLENVPTWQCAKRDDCKYVLEHLPELVVKEVHGSGGYGMLVGPKADKSTIEAFAAKIRERPENYIAQPTLSLSACPTFVEEGIAPRHVDLRPYCLVGEQIELVPGGLTRVALTEGSLVVNSSQGGGVKDTWVLAE